A single genomic interval of Meleagris gallopavo isolate NT-WF06-2002-E0010 breed Aviagen turkey brand Nicholas breeding stock chromosome 6, Turkey_5.1, whole genome shotgun sequence harbors:
- the LOC104911548 gene encoding LOW QUALITY PROTEIN: C-C chemokine receptor type 8-like (The sequence of the model RefSeq protein was modified relative to this genomic sequence to represent the inferred CDS: deleted 2 bases in 1 codon), translated as MAQRKKPTRRHARTLYLLFFPSQKSKMNPTDNFLSTTEYDYGYDENTAPCNEGNGFPRFKSLLLPILYCLVFVFCLLGNSLVLWILLTRKRLMTMTDICLLNLAASDLLFIVPLPFQAYYASDQWVFGNAMCKIMAGIYYTGFYSSIFFITLMSIDRYIAIVHAVYAMKIRTASCGTMISLVLWLVAGLASVPNIVFNQQLEIEQSVQCVPIYPPGNNVWKVTIQFSVNILGLLIPLSILIHCYAQILRNLRKCKNQNKIKAIKMIFIIVIVFFLFWTPFNIVLFLDSLQSLLIIDDCQASSQIALALQLTETISFIHCCLNPVIYAFAGVTFKAHLKGLLQPCAHVLWSSTRSSGVTQSSLVPSQISGCSDSAGVL; from the exons ATGGCACAGAGGAAGAAGCCTACAAGGAGA CATGCCCGGACCCTTTACctcttgttctttccttcaCAGAAATCCAAGATGAATCCCACAGATAACTTCCTAAGCACAACAGAGTATGACTATGGATATGATGAAAACACTGCTCCTTGCAATGAAGGAAATGGTTTTCCCAGGTTTAAATCTCTCCTCCTCCCAATCCTTTACTGCCTTGTGTTTGTCTTCTGCCTTCTGGGAAACTCATTGGTCCTCTGGATCCTCCTGACCAGAAAGAGGCTGATGACAATGACTGATATCTGCCTGCTGAACCTTGCAGCCTCCGATCTCCTCTTCATTGTGCCTCTCCCTTTCCAAGCATACTATGCTTCGGATCAGTGGGTTTTTGGCAATGCAATGTGCAAGATAATGGCTGGCATTTATTACACGGGTTTTTACAgtagtattttctttataaCTCTGATGAGCATTGACAGGTACATAGCAATTGTCCACGCTGTCTATGCCATGAAGATACGGACGGCCTCTTGTGGCACAATGATCAGCTTAGTCCTGTGGTTGGTGGCTGGCTTGGCTTCTGTACCCAACATCGTGTTCAACCAGCAGCTGGAAATTGAGCAGTCTGTGCAGTGTGTCCCCATTTATCCACCTGGCAACAATGTCTGGAAGGTTACAATTCAGTTTTCGGTCAATATCTTGGGTCTCTTGATTCCCCTTAGCATCCTTATCCACTGCTATGCCCAGATCCTAAGAAACCTGCgaaaatgcaaaaatcagaACAAGATCAAGGCAATCAAGATGATTTTCATCATTgtcattgttttcttcctcttctggaCCCCCTTCAACATTGTGCTCTTCTTGGACTCCCTGCAGAGCCTGCTCATCATTGACGACTGCCAGGCCAGCAGCCAGATTGCCTTGGCCCTGCAGCTCACGGAAACCATTTCCTTCATCCACTGCTGCCTCAACCCTGTGATCTATGCCTTTGCTGGGGTGACGTTCAAGGCCCACCTAAAAGGGCTGCTTCAACCTTGTGCCCATGTTCTCTGGAGCTCCACCAGAAGCTCTGGGGTCACTCAGTCATCTTTGGTGCCCAGCCAGATCTCTGGCTGCTCTGACAGCGCTGGGGTGCTCTGA
- the XCR1 gene encoding chemokine XC receptor 1 has protein sequence MDEEQYSSGWDENYSFVYFLNESNVCEMGNYFTFYTHFTTFLYTLAFLLSLLGNTLVLWILFKYENLTSLTNMFIMNLCLSDLVFSCMLPFWAVEQTFGWIFGEFLCKATNAIFSIGYYSGVFFLTLMTILRYLSVANPLSTLRSQTQRCGSLVCLCAWTCSILIVVPEMLQTTVKETLEEGSKCDYDEWKWKKVDVYLRNILFLISFGIIIFCYINILIILLGTRSRRKHRTVKLILVIVVAFFLSWAPYNILSFLITLPSPTCQYRQDTVFAFHISRKIAFSHCCLNPVLYVFAGVKFKRHLFRLCREYLPCGDEVSSPRIGSQGRFHYEDGSIY, from the coding sequence ATGGATGAAGAACAGTATTCATCTGGTTGGGATGAAAATTACtcttttgtttactttcttaATGAAAGCAATGTCTGCGAAATGGGAAactattttacattttacacCCATTTCACTACTTTTCTCTATACTCTGGCATTTTTGCTCAGCCTGCTAGGAAACACTCTGGTGTTATGGATCCTATTCAAATATGAAAACCTTACATCTTTAACAAACATGTTCATCATGAATCTTTGTCTCTCTGACTTAGTCTTCTCATGCATGCTGCCATTCTGGGCAGTGGAACAGACCTTCGGGTGGATTTTTGGTGAGTTCCTCTGCAAGGCAACGAATGCCATTTTCTCCATTGGCTACTACAGTGGTGTTTTCTTTCTAACTCTCATGACTATTTTACGGTACTTGTCTGTTGCGAACCCTCTTTCCACTCTGAGATCCCAGACACAGCGCTGTGGTTCTCTAGTGTGCTTGTGTGCTTGGACTTGCAGCATTTTAATTGTAGTTCCTGAGATGCTTCAGACCACAGTGAAAGAAACGTTGGAAGAGGGCAGTAAGTGTGATTATGATgagtggaaatggaaaaaagtggACGTTTATCTGAGAAACATACTCTTCCTGATTTCCTTCGGGATTATCATATTCTGTTACATCAATATACTGATAATTTTGCTTGGAACAAGATCTCGCAGAAAGCACAGAACTGTGAAACTCATCCTTGTTATTGTCGTGGCTTTCTTCCTGAGCTGGGCACCTTACAACATCCTCAGCTTTCTGATTACTCTTCCATCACCTACATGCCAGTATAGACAGGACACTGTCTTCGCCTTTCACATCAGCCGTAAAATTGCTTTCTCCCACTGCTGCCTCAATCCCGTGCTCTATGTATTTGCTGGAGTCaagttcaagaggcatttgttTCGTTTATGCAGAGAGTATTTACCCTGTGGCGATGAAGTCTCCAGTCCCCGGATCGGCTCTCAAGGCAGATTCCACTATGAAGATGGGTCCATCTACTGA